A genomic window from Cyanobacteriota bacterium includes:
- a CDS encoding pirin family protein: protein MTIQQLIDPEVKDLGGFVARRSLPYPDRQLVGPFIFFDHLGPASLPAGKGIDVRPHPHINLATVTYLFAGTLLHRDSLGTVQEIQPGAVNWMTAGRGIVHSERSPDHDRATDSTIHGIQTWVALPEHHEKDAPWFRHYPATSLPIWQENGATITLIAGQSHGHASPVEVFSPILYLDVILTPQAQFTLPADYHDRAVYSVTEELHIDQYPLPPHRLALLEPGKTITISANSDARCIVIGGEPLGTRYKWWNFVSSRVDRIQQAKADWREGRFAPVPGETEFIPLPTVVTEANPIPELS from the coding sequence ATGACAATTCAGCAACTGATTGACCCAGAAGTAAAGGACTTGGGTGGCTTTGTTGCCCGCCGCAGTTTGCCCTATCCTGATCGTCAACTGGTTGGCCCCTTTATCTTTTTTGATCACTTAGGGCCAGCTTCACTGCCAGCCGGTAAGGGCATTGATGTACGTCCTCATCCCCACATCAACCTAGCAACAGTAACCTACCTGTTTGCCGGAACATTGCTGCATCGCGACAGTTTGGGCACTGTACAAGAGATTCAACCCGGCGCAGTCAACTGGATGACGGCTGGGCGGGGCATTGTGCACTCAGAGCGATCGCCAGACCACGATCGAGCTACAGACAGCACTATCCACGGCATTCAAACCTGGGTGGCACTGCCTGAGCACCACGAAAAAGATGCCCCTTGGTTTCGCCACTACCCTGCGACTTCGCTTCCCATCTGGCAGGAGAATGGAGCTACTATTACCCTCATCGCTGGCCAATCCCATGGGCACGCATCTCCCGTTGAGGTGTTTTCTCCTATTCTCTACCTAGATGTCATCCTGACACCCCAAGCTCAGTTCACCCTGCCTGCTGACTACCACGATCGCGCTGTCTACAGTGTCACCGAGGAATTGCACATCGACCAATACCCTCTGCCGCCACATCGACTTGCCCTGCTAGAACCGGGCAAAACTATAACCATCTCGGCTAATAGCGATGCCCGCTGTATTGTCATTGGTGGTGAGCCGTTGGGTACTCGCTACAAATGGTGGAATTTTGTCTCCAGTCGAGTCGATCGTATCCAACAAGCCAAAGCCGACTGGCGAGAGGGTCGCTTTGCTCCTGTGCCAGGGGAAACTGAATTTATTCCCCTGCCCACTGTGGTAACTGAAGCGAACCCAATACCAGAGTTGAGCTAG
- a CDS encoding Gfo/Idh/MocA family oxidoreductase, producing MGQHHTRVLSMLKDVELVGISDINVDRGLDTAGKYRVRFFESYHDLLKHVDAVCIAVPTRLHHAVGMTCLREGVHVLIEKPIAASIAEAESLVNAAAEHQCILQVGHIERFNPAFQEFSKVLKTEELLAVEAHRMSPSSDRA from the coding sequence ATGGGTCAGCATCATACCAGGGTGTTGAGCATGTTGAAAGATGTGGAGTTGGTGGGCATATCAGATATCAACGTCGATCGCGGCCTAGATACAGCCGGTAAGTATCGGGTGCGATTTTTTGAAAGCTATCATGATCTGCTGAAGCACGTTGATGCGGTGTGCATTGCGGTGCCCACACGACTGCACCATGCCGTGGGCATGACCTGTCTGCGAGAAGGTGTCCATGTGTTGATTGAGAAGCCGATCGCCGCTAGCATCGCCGAAGCTGAGTCCTTAGTTAATGCAGCGGCTGAGCACCAGTGCATTCTGCAAGTTGGGCATATTGAACGTTTCAATCCAGCCTTCCAAGAATTTAGTAAGGTCTTAAAAACAGAAGAACTGTTGGCGGTAGAGGCTCATCGCATGAGTCCCTCTTCCGATCGGGC